In the genome of Ananas comosus cultivar F153 linkage group 11, ASM154086v1, whole genome shotgun sequence, one region contains:
- the LOC109717263 gene encoding probable solanesyl-diphosphate synthase 3, chloroplastic, producing the protein MLALTCPSVELCQRGLDLVHCKCSFSRSYVAGSRWKPLRRRREGVRCRVSSTQNVDAPVMGSASAVEPAVSDSALISVASLLEVVSEDLLKLNNNLKSIIGAENPLLVSAAEQIFGAGGKRLRPALVFLVSRATAQIAGLKELTTQHQRLAEIIEMIHTASLIHDDVIDDSGLRRGKETIHQCYGTRVAVLAGDFMFAQSSWYLANLENLEVIKLISQVIKDFASGEIKQASSLFDCDLTLDDYLLKSYYKTASLIAASTKAAAIFSGAGSSLCEQMYEYGKNLGLSFQVVDDILDFTQSAEQLGKPAGSDLAKGNLTAPVIFALEKEPKLREIIDSEFNEDGSLETAIKIVCECDGIQRAQELAQEKADLAIQNLQCLPTSEYRTALEDMVKYNLERID; encoded by the exons ATGTTGGCTCTCACTTGCCCAAGTGTGGAGCTTTGCCAGAGGGGGTTGGATCTGGTTCACTGTAAGTGCAGTTTCAGCAGGAGCTATGTAGCAGGGTCACGGTGGAAGCCGCTCCGGAGACGCAGAGAAGGTGTTCGATGTCGGGTCTCATCCACGCAAAATG TTGACGCACCGGTGATGGGATCGGCTTCTGCTGTTGAACCGGCGGTATCTGATTCCGCTCTGATTTCGGTTGCTTCCTTGTTGGAAGTGGTTTCTGAAGATCTCCTGAAGCTAAACAACAATCTGAAATCG ATTATCGGTGCAGAAAATCCACTTTTAGTATCTGCGGCAGAACAAATATTCGGTGCCGGTGGGAAGAGGCTAAGACCAGCTCTAGTCTTCCTAGTCTCGAGAGCCACTGCTCAAATAGCTGGTTTAAA GGAACTAACGACACAGCATCAACGTTTAGCAGAGATCATTGAGATGATTCATACTGCAAGTCTAATACATGACGATGTGATAGATGATAGTGGGCTGCGAAGAG GGAAAGAAACTATCCATCAATGCTATGGGACCCGGGTGGCCGTTCTTGCTGGCGATTTCATGTTTGCCCAATCTTCTTGGTACCTCGCAAACCTCGAAAACCTCGAAGTTATAAAACTCATTAGTCAA GTCATCAAGGATTTTGCTAGTGGTGAAATAAAGCAAGCATCGAGCCTATTCGACTGCGACCTTACTCTGGACGACTACTTGCTCAAGAGCTATTACAAAACTGCTTCTCTTATTGCAGCAAGCACGAAAGCCGCTGCTATATTCAGTGGCGCTGGAAGCAGCTTATGCGAACAAATGTACGAATATGGGAAAAATCTCGGCCTTTCGTTCCAAGTGGTCGATGACATTCTCGACTTTACTCAATCTGCGGAACAGCTCGGCAAGCCAGCCGGTAGCGATCTGGCGAAGGGGAATCTGACGGCTCCTGTCATTTTTGCTTTAGAAAAAGAGCCCAAACTGAGAGAGATCATCGATTCCGAGTTTAATGAAGATGGTTCCTTGGAAACCGCAATAAAAATAGTTTGCGAGTGTGATGGGATCCAGAGGGCTCAAGAATTAGCCCAAGAGAAAGCCGATTTGGCTATTCAAAATCTTCAGTGCCTTCCTACCAGCGAGTATAGAACTGCTCTTGAGGATATGGTGAAGTATAATCTCGAGAGGATTGACTAG